The segment GATATGGTACATCATGCAAAAGCAGTACGACGTGGTGCAAAGGATACTTTTGTGGTGGTGGATATGCCATTTGGCTCGTATCACGGTGCTATTCATGACACATTAAAAACAGCCATTTCCATGATGCAGCAAACGGGTGCAGATGCCTTGAAGGTAGAGGGTGCTGGCGAGGTGATTGCTGTTATTCAAAAATTAACGGCTGCTGGTATTCCAGTCGTTGCCCATTTAGGCTTATTACCACAGTCAGCAGGCGTGCTTGGTGGCTATAAGGTGCAAGGGAAAACGGCTGAGCAGGCTGCCGCGCTGATTGAGGATGCTAAAAAGTGCGAGGAGGCTGGTGCTTGTGCGGTTGTATTAGAATGTATCCCACATCAGCTAACAGAGCTTGTGGCAGCAAATCTTATTATTCCAACAATCGGCATCGGTGCAGGAGTAGAGGCTGATGGACAGGTGCTTGTAT is part of the Lysinibacillus sp. FSL K6-0232 genome and harbors:
- the panB gene encoding 3-methyl-2-oxobutanoate hydroxymethyltransferase, whose amino-acid sequence is MKTTSDFIKMKAAGEKIAMITAYDYPAAKFAEAAGVDMILVGDSLGMVVLGYDSTMPVTVADMVHHAKAVRRGAKDTFVVVDMPFGSYHGAIHDTLKTAISMMQQTGADALKVEGAGEVIAVIQKLTAAGIPVVAHLGLLPQSAGVLGGYKVQGKTAEQAAALIEDAKKCEEAGACAVVLECIPHQLTELVAANLIIPTIGIGAGVEADGQVLVYHDMLSYGSHHVPKFVQQFADMGKEASSGMVEYVEAVKAGTFPAPAHFFTMKEEALDQLYGGVK